Proteins encoded by one window of Rhodobacteraceae bacterium IMCC1335:
- a CDS encoding acetyl-CoA C-acyltransferase — MENVVICGAARTPIGGFQGAFDAVPAARLGGAAIEAALLQTSLSSVDEVLMGNVLGAGQGQAPARQASFHAGLGTQVPATTLNKMCGSGMKATMIGFDQIALGQTQVMAVGGMESMSNAPYLLPKMRGGARLGHSQVADHMFLDGLEDAYEKGRLMGSFAEDCAEKYQFTREAQDDYALRSLMRAREAQSSGAFENEITPLKLARKKGDYAVMQDEQPLNAKPEKIPHLKPAFRADGSVTAANASSISDGAAALILSSQTHMQQAGLPCRARILGHASHAQEPAWFSTAPIFATRKLLDRLNWRVEDVDLWEVNEAFAVVPMAFMKELDISGDIINVHGGACALGHPIGASGARIIVTLLHAMERRDVKRGIAAVCIGGGEGTAIALERP, encoded by the coding sequence ATGGAAAACGTGGTGATATGCGGCGCGGCCAGAACGCCGATTGGTGGGTTTCAAGGTGCGTTTGATGCTGTGCCCGCAGCAAGGCTGGGGGGCGCGGCGATAGAGGCGGCTTTGCTGCAAACTTCTCTGAGTTCGGTGGATGAGGTTTTGATGGGCAATGTGCTTGGCGCAGGGCAGGGGCAAGCGCCGGCGCGACAAGCCAGTTTTCACGCCGGCCTTGGCACGCAGGTGCCTGCAACAACGTTGAACAAAATGTGCGGTTCGGGGATGAAGGCAACGATGATCGGCTTTGACCAGATCGCGCTTGGCCAAACACAGGTGATGGCGGTTGGCGGGATGGAGAGCATGTCAAACGCCCCCTATCTATTGCCCAAGATGCGCGGCGGGGCCCGTTTGGGGCATAGCCAAGTGGCAGATCATATGTTTTTAGATGGGCTAGAGGACGCGTATGAGAAAGGCCGCTTGATGGGCAGTTTTGCTGAAGATTGCGCTGAAAAATACCAATTCACGCGAGAAGCTCAGGATGATTATGCGTTGCGCTCGCTGATGCGGGCGCGTGAGGCTCAAAGCTCAGGGGCCTTTGAGAATGAAATCACCCCACTCAAGCTGGCGCGTAAAAAAGGCGATTATGCTGTGATGCAGGATGAACAGCCTTTAAACGCAAAGCCTGAAAAAATTCCGCATCTGAAACCCGCCTTTCGGGCAGATGGCAGCGTGACCGCGGCGAACGCATCTTCTATCTCTGATGGGGCCGCAGCCCTGATCTTATCAAGCCAGACGCATATGCAGCAGGCGGGTTTGCCTTGCCGCGCGCGTATTTTGGGCCATGCCAGCCACGCGCAAGAGCCTGCATGGTTCTCAACCGCGCCAATTTTTGCAACGCGTAAATTGTTAGATCGTTTGAACTGGCGGGTGGAAGATGTCGATTTATGGGAGGTCAATGAAGCCTTTGCGGTTGTTCCAATGGCCTTCATGAAAGAGCTGGATATTTCCGGAGATATCATCAACGTTCATGGTGGAGCCTGCGCGCTTGGACACCCAATTGGGGCTTCAGGCGCACGGATTATCGTGACGTTGCTGCATGCTATGGAGCGGCGCGATGTGAAGCGGGGTATTGCTGCTGTGTGTATCGGGGGCGGCGAGGGCACTGCGATTGCACTTGAGCGGCCATAA
- a CDS encoding outer membrane lipoprotein carrier protein LolA, whose protein sequence is MTRIFSISFGIFLGLAGVGHAEKASLAAISAHLNSLRSIQATFVQIGADGSSAQGQFFMKRPGRLRFEYQTPSEVLVLVSAGQMAIFDPKGDGEPTSFTTSGTPLSLILQDRIDLQKSALITDHRYDGKRTTLSLQHPQHPERGQITLVLRHNPLELAQWIIETPEGDQTLLALEDLQKGVSLKDSIFNIFLNIEKRKLR, encoded by the coding sequence ATGACACGTATATTTTCAATTTCCTTTGGTATTTTTTTGGGGTTAGCGGGCGTTGGTCACGCAGAAAAAGCCTCTTTGGCAGCTATTTCTGCGCACCTAAATAGTTTGCGCAGCATTCAGGCGACGTTTGTTCAAATTGGCGCTGACGGATCCTCTGCGCAGGGACAGTTTTTTATGAAGCGTCCAGGGCGCTTGCGCTTTGAATATCAAACCCCATCGGAAGTATTGGTGCTGGTCTCTGCCGGACAAATGGCGATTTTTGATCCTAAAGGTGATGGCGAGCCAACCAGTTTCACAACATCTGGAACGCCGCTTTCCCTGATTTTGCAGGATAGGATTGATCTTCAAAAATCTGCTTTGATTACGGATCATCGTTATGACGGGAAGCGAACAACTCTGTCTTTGCAACATCCCCAACATCCCGAGCGCGGGCAAATCACGCTTGTGTTGCGCCATAACCCATTAGAGTTGGCGCAATGGATTATTGAAACGCCTGAAGGTGATCAAACGTTACTTGCGCTTGAGGATTTACAGAAAGGTGTCTCGCTTAAAGATTCTATATTCAACATTTTTCTCAACATTGAAAAGCGCAAGCTGCGTTAA
- a CDS encoding transglycosylase SLT domain-containing protein, whose product MSRTIIAICLVFSLGSCSIFSTGDVTGNLDNACSILDQKPQFARAFKATKRRWGIPVNVQMAIIHQESRFKSKAKTPRKYILGFIPNGRQSSAYGYAQALDGTWSEYKDDTGRILARRSNIRDASDFMGWYMTKTKRRNGISLADARNQYLAYHEGQTGFARGSYKRKKWLINIADKVANRSDMYKRQLSRCGRL is encoded by the coding sequence ATGAGCAGAACGATCATCGCCATATGCCTGGTTTTTTCGCTGGGATCCTGCAGCATATTCAGCACCGGCGATGTAACGGGCAATCTTGACAATGCCTGCTCTATTTTAGATCAAAAACCGCAATTTGCCCGCGCCTTCAAAGCAACTAAGCGCCGTTGGGGCATACCCGTCAACGTTCAAATGGCAATCATCCATCAAGAAAGCCGTTTCAAAAGCAAAGCAAAAACGCCGCGAAAATATATTCTGGGCTTCATTCCAAATGGCCGCCAAAGTTCGGCATATGGCTATGCGCAAGCCCTAGATGGCACTTGGAGCGAATATAAAGATGATACAGGCCGGATCTTAGCCCGCCGCAGCAATATTCGTGACGCGTCTGATTTTATGGGCTGGTATATGACCAAAACAAAGCGGCGAAATGGGATCTCTCTGGCCGATGCACGCAATCAATATCTAGCCTATCATGAGGGGCAAACCGGATTTGCCCGTGGCAGCTATAAGCGCAAAAAATGGTTGATCAATATCGCGGACAAAGTGGCCAATCGCTCGGATATGTATAAGCGGCAATTGTCACGCTGCGGGCGGCTTTAA
- a CDS encoding methylated-DNA--[protein]-cysteine S-methyltransferase encodes MSKNSTAYSYRVIERALTEIDAADHPLNLTELARRLQLSPAHFQRLFSEWVGVSPKKYQEYLTLEHSKHLLATRHNLLETSLITGLSGTSRLHDLFIRWEAMTPGEFAAAGAALEITYGWAASPFGDTLVMRTNRGICGLAFATDIGREAAFQDMATRWPMAALRADQTGLSSVIEDLFKPKSSAKLHLIGAPFQIKVWQALLQIPSGHVSTYSDIARAIQAPKAVRAVGTAVGRNPISWLIPCHRALRKTGALGGYHWGLPVKRALLAYEAARQDSADRSERPS; translated from the coding sequence ATGAGCAAAAATTCTACAGCCTATTCATATCGCGTGATAGAACGGGCGTTAACCGAAATAGACGCGGCGGATCACCCGTTGAACCTGACAGAATTGGCGCGGCGGCTGCAATTAAGCCCGGCGCATTTTCAGCGATTATTTTCAGAATGGGTGGGCGTTTCGCCCAAAAAGTATCAAGAATATCTAACGCTGGAACATTCCAAGCACTTGCTGGCAACGCGCCACAATCTGCTGGAAACCAGCCTCATAACGGGCTTATCCGGCACCAGCCGACTGCACGATCTTTTTATCCGCTGGGAAGCCATGACCCCGGGCGAATTTGCTGCAGCCGGCGCCGCTTTGGAGATTACGTATGGTTGGGCTGCGTCTCCGTTTGGCGATACGTTGGTGATGCGCACAAATCGGGGGATCTGCGGCCTTGCATTTGCCACTGATATTGGTCGAGAGGCTGCATTTCAGGATATGGCCACGCGCTGGCCAATGGCTGCTCTAAGAGCAGATCAAACGGGTCTTTCAAGCGTAATTGAGGATCTGTTCAAACCCAAAAGCAGCGCCAAGCTGCACTTAATCGGGGCCCCGTTTCAAATCAAAGTGTGGCAGGCATTGCTGCAGATCCCCTCGGGGCATGTTTCAACTTATTCCGATATTGCGCGCGCGATCCAAGCTCCCAAAGCCGTTCGGGCCGTTGGCACAGCGGTCGGCCGCAACCCGATAAGCTGGTTGATCCCCTGCCATCGGGCGCTGCGCAAAACGGGTGCTTTGGGCGGGTATCATTGGGGTTTGCCAGTCAAACGCGCGCTTCTGGCCTATGAAGCCGCCCGCCAAGACAGCGCCGACCGCAGCGAGCGACCTTCATAA
- the hspQ gene encoding heat shock protein HspQ gives MYLKNAKYRLGQVVCHKKHPFRGVIFDVDPEFSNTDEWYESIPEDHRPVKEQPYYHLLAENEHSFYVAYVSEQNLVEDPSGEPVDHPDIPDLFGPFENGQYPLHFQLN, from the coding sequence ATGTATTTGAAAAATGCTAAATATCGCCTCGGGCAAGTTGTTTGCCATAAAAAACACCCTTTTAGAGGGGTGATTTTTGATGTTGATCCAGAATTCAGCAATACGGATGAATGGTATGAGTCGATTCCAGAGGATCATCGTCCGGTCAAAGAGCAGCCCTATTATCATTTGCTGGCAGAAAACGAACACAGTTTCTACGTGGCCTATGTGTCAGAACAAAATCTTGTGGAAGACCCTTCCGGCGAACCGGTCGATCACCCCGATATTCCCGATCTTTTCGGCCCCTTCGAAAATGGCCAATACCCGCTGCATTTTCAACTGAATTGA
- a CDS encoding anti-sigma factor antagonist (This anti-anti-sigma factor, or anti-sigma factor antagonist, belongs to a family that includes characterized members SpoIIAA, RsbV, RsfA, and RsfB.), with amino-acid sequence MQLKIIDQPGCLYLKVQAERIDAAAAIQFKDLVRRALKPSLQRKIIDLEQVNFIDSTGLGALISLQKTQQNAQQNAPNLAICSLHPQVAKVFKLTRMDEVFDIYATAEAALKAASASPAFKADED; translated from the coding sequence ATGCAACTTAAAATTATTGATCAGCCCGGATGCCTTTATCTGAAAGTTCAGGCAGAGCGGATTGATGCCGCCGCCGCGATTCAATTTAAGGATTTGGTGCGCCGCGCACTAAAGCCAAGCCTGCAGCGAAAGATCATCGATTTAGAGCAGGTGAATTTTATTGATTCTACGGGGCTTGGCGCGCTTATCAGTTTGCAAAAGACCCAGCAAAACGCACAGCAAAACGCGCCCAACCTTGCCATTTGTAGCCTGCATCCACAGGTGGCCAAAGTCTTCAAACTGACTCGTATGGACGAAGTTTTTGATATTTATGCCACTGCTGAAGCCGCGCTGAAAGCGGCCAGCGCATCGCCCGCTTTCAAGGCAGATGAGGATTGA
- a CDS encoding aminotransferase class I/II-fold pyridoxal phosphate-dependent enzyme yields the protein MAFPERFSNLPAYAFPRLRALLDSHPAGGEPIAMSIGEPKHAFPAWIQDILVAHMSEFNAYPPNDGSPELLSNIAAWIARRYGVCVNPLTDILSLNGTREGLYNAAMALCPEAKAGQPPLVLLPNPFYQVYLAATFSVAAHPHLVTARAANGFLPDYAGLSPDVLNRTAIAYICSPSNPQGAVAPPAYLKSLIELAETYDFKIFADECYSEIYRNGAPSGALQIAKQIGADPERVVVFHSLSKRSNLPGLRSGFAASGPQTIARMKHLRAYSGAPLPLPLQRVAEAVWADEQHVIENRGLYQEKFDIADALFGSVPGYISPEAGFFLWLPVEDGEQAALKLWRETGIRILPGAYLARDTADGNPGHGFIRVALVAPKSITEQALTRLHACLYT from the coding sequence ATGGCGTTTCCTGAGCGGTTTTCGAACCTTCCCGCTTATGCATTTCCGCGCCTGCGCGCGCTGTTAGACTCGCATCCGGCAGGTGGCGAGCCCATCGCCATGTCAATTGGTGAGCCCAAACATGCTTTTCCTGCGTGGATTCAAGACATCTTGGTCGCGCATATGTCTGAATTCAACGCCTATCCGCCCAATGATGGCAGTCCCGAATTGCTTAGCAATATCGCGGCATGGATTGCGCGGCGATATGGCGTTTGCGTCAATCCGCTGACGGATATTTTATCTTTGAACGGCACCCGCGAGGGGCTTTACAACGCCGCGATGGCGCTATGCCCAGAAGCCAAAGCTGGGCAACCGCCATTGGTTTTGCTGCCCAATCCCTTTTATCAGGTCTATCTTGCGGCGACCTTTTCGGTCGCGGCGCATCCGCATTTAGTGACCGCGCGTGCTGCAAACGGTTTTTTACCCGATTATGCTGGTTTAAGCCCTGACGTTCTTAATCGAACTGCCATTGCCTATATTTGCTCGCCCTCTAATCCGCAGGGGGCGGTGGCCCCGCCCGCCTATCTGAAATCTCTAATTGAATTGGCGGAAACCTACGATTTTAAAATTTTCGCGGATGAGTGTTATTCGGAGATTTATCGCAACGGCGCGCCGTCAGGGGCGTTGCAGATTGCAAAGCAGATTGGGGCTGACCCCGAACGGGTGGTGGTTTTCCATTCGCTGTCAAAGCGCTCAAACCTGCCTGGGCTGCGCTCGGGCTTTGCCGCTTCGGGGCCACAAACAATCGCGCGAATGAAACATTTGCGGGCCTATTCGGGGGCGCCTTTGCCATTGCCATTGCAGCGGGTGGCAGAAGCGGTCTGGGCAGATGAGCAACATGTGATCGAAAATCGCGGCTTATACCAAGAAAAATTCGATATAGCGGATGCGCTTTTCGGATCTGTGCCCGGTTATATCAGCCCAGAGGCTGGATTTTTTCTTTGGCTGCCTGTTGAGGATGGAGAACAGGCTGCGCTTAAATTATGGCGTGAAACCGGCATTCGCATTCTTCCGGGGGCCTATTTGGCGCGCGACACGGCCGATGGAAATCCCGGGCATGGTTTCATTCGGGTTGCCTTGGTGGCCCCAAAATCAATCACCGAGCAGGCGCTGACGCGGCTGCATGCATGTCTTTACACCTAA
- the nth gene encoding endonuclease III yields the protein MVKQLDYKTIREIFQRFQAADAAPVGELDHVNVYTLVVAVALSAQSTDAGVNKATRALFKSADTPQKMLELGEAGLIEHIKTIGLYRNKAKNVIKLSRILVEEYDGQVPNSRAALQSLPGVGRKTANVVLNMWWRHPAQAVDTHIFRVGNRTKIAPGKTVEDVERAVEDHIPADFQLHAHHWMILHGRYHCKARKPLCATCLIRDLCAYEEKDL from the coding sequence ATGGTAAAGCAGCTTGATTATAAAACCATTCGGGAAATTTTTCAGCGGTTTCAAGCGGCTGATGCCGCGCCTGTGGGCGAGCTTGATCATGTGAATGTCTACACGCTTGTCGTCGCCGTGGCGCTGAGCGCGCAATCCACCGATGCGGGGGTCAACAAAGCCACGCGGGCATTGTTTAAAAGCGCTGACACGCCGCAGAAAATGCTGGAATTGGGCGAGGCGGGGCTGATTGAGCATATCAAAACAATTGGCCTCTATCGCAATAAGGCCAAGAACGTGATCAAACTGAGCCGGATATTGGTTGAGGAGTATGACGGCCAGGTGCCCAATTCACGCGCGGCCCTGCAATCTTTGCCCGGCGTGGGGCGTAAAACGGCGAATGTGGTTTTAAACATGTGGTGGCGGCATCCGGCGCAGGCCGTTGACACGCATATATTTCGCGTTGGAAATCGAACAAAAATTGCGCCTGGTAAAACCGTGGAGGATGTCGAGCGGGCAGTGGAGGATCATATTCCCGCTGATTTTCAATTGCACGCGCATCATTGGATGATTTTACACGGCCGGTATCATTGCAAAGCGCGTAAACCCTTATGCGCAACCTGTTTGATCCGCGACCTATGCGCCTATGAAGAAAAAGATCTATAA
- a CDS encoding DNA translocase FtsK: MAYPSARVRPPIFDSALQAALERRAVEVLGLGLLVLSGLTAMMFTSYAPEDPSWLSASDAPVQNILGSLGAMIAAPIMLIFGLSAWSLVALQAVWGLRCLLHCGAHRALGRLIFAPFGVAVFAIYAAGLVPPASWGNNFGLGGLFGDMVLKTLLRLSPLPAQPTLTYTSLATGITLVLIGLYCLGASKRELGHALGFLRGGVLQTGRAVARGLGRGGLRVLAARDQRGEASAPSDIIRRGGDSATFVPKAPSEFSQDLAVPLTEVKRGLFSRLPGFIKREEEASPLEPPLNSHAPSSAPAGPEDRLQARISDAVKSRLRVEPAFEDAASEAQSHVFQPQDASPEGAVGMPSQFALGEPLLTGLRREPQLSADRSSQVFQTEGQALASSAGDEDAPPLYPEPEYGEQDVNLSLRSAIPRPEARTIVHPPLKVSQAQSLRAQQEAQPSLKFEDPKTDFELPPLGLLASPINVARHQLSDESLEENARLLESVLDDYGVKGDIVSVRPGPVVTMYELEPAPGLKASRVIGLSDDIARSMSALSARVSTVPGRSIIGIELPNDIREKVVLREILSAKAFGDSSHRLPLALGKDISGEPMVTNLAKMPHLLIAGTTGSGKSVAINTMILSLLYKLTPDECRMIMIDPKMLELSVYDGIPHLLSPVVTDPKKAVVALKWVVGEMEERYRKMSKMGVRNIDGYNGRVAEALGKNEMFSRTIQTGFDDATGEPIFETEEFLPEKMPYIVVIVDEMADLMMVAGKEIEACIQRLAQMARASGIHLIMATQRPSVDVITGTIKANFPTRISFQVTSKIDSRTILGEMGAEQLLGMGDMLYMAGGSKITRCHGPFVSDTEVEEVVSHLKSFGPPDYKSGVVEGPDDDKSESIDLVLGLTGVSEGEDVLYDQAVAIVLQDRKCSTSYIQRKLAIGYNKAARLVEQMEEEGLVSPANHVGKRDILVPEQP; the protein is encoded by the coding sequence ATGGCATATCCTTCTGCACGAGTAAGACCCCCCATTTTTGACAGCGCGTTGCAGGCCGCTCTGGAACGGCGCGCGGTAGAGGTTTTGGGCCTAGGGCTTTTGGTTCTAAGCGGGCTGACCGCCATGATGTTCACCAGCTATGCACCTGAAGATCCCAGTTGGCTTTCCGCCTCTGACGCACCGGTACAAAATATCTTGGGTTCGCTTGGGGCGATGATTGCGGCTCCGATCATGCTGATTTTCGGTCTGTCCGCTTGGTCGCTGGTTGCGCTACAGGCCGTCTGGGGTCTGCGCTGCCTGTTGCATTGCGGCGCGCATCGGGCGTTGGGGCGGTTGATTTTTGCGCCTTTCGGCGTTGCGGTTTTTGCGATTTACGCCGCAGGGCTTGTGCCACCTGCCAGCTGGGGTAATAATTTTGGCCTTGGTGGTTTGTTTGGCGATATGGTTTTGAAAACGCTTTTGCGGCTGTCACCTTTGCCAGCGCAACCCACCTTAACCTATACATCTTTGGCAACGGGGATCACCTTAGTATTGATCGGGCTGTATTGTCTGGGCGCCTCGAAGCGCGAGCTTGGCCATGCGCTGGGGTTCCTGCGCGGGGGGGTGTTGCAAACCGGACGCGCAGTCGCAAGGGGTCTTGGCCGAGGAGGTTTGCGCGTGCTTGCAGCCCGTGACCAAAGGGGTGAGGCCTCTGCACCCTCGGATATTATCCGCCGAGGCGGAGATTCCGCTACATTCGTGCCCAAGGCCCCATCTGAGTTTTCCCAAGATTTGGCCGTGCCCCTCACTGAGGTAAAGCGGGGTTTATTTTCCAGATTGCCTGGATTTATCAAGCGCGAAGAAGAAGCCTCGCCCTTAGAACCACCGCTTAACAGCCATGCGCCAAGCTCTGCGCCGGCTGGCCCGGAAGACCGTTTGCAGGCGCGGATCAGTGATGCTGTGAAATCGCGATTACGGGTTGAACCCGCCTTTGAGGATGCCGCATCTGAGGCTCAGTCGCACGTGTTTCAGCCTCAAGACGCTTCGCCAGAAGGCGCCGTTGGAATGCCCTCGCAATTTGCACTGGGCGAGCCGCTTTTAACCGGATTGCGCCGGGAGCCGCAGCTTTCGGCGGATCGATCTTCGCAAGTCTTTCAGACTGAAGGGCAAGCTTTGGCCTCAAGTGCTGGAGATGAAGATGCGCCACCGCTTTATCCAGAGCCCGAATATGGCGAGCAGGATGTTAATCTTTCTTTGCGCTCTGCGATCCCCCGCCCCGAGGCGCGCACAATCGTTCACCCGCCACTAAAAGTGTCTCAAGCCCAATCGCTACGCGCACAGCAAGAAGCGCAGCCCAGCTTGAAATTTGAAGATCCCAAAACCGATTTTGAATTGCCGCCTTTGGGCCTTTTGGCTAGCCCGATCAACGTGGCGCGGCATCAATTGTCTGATGAATCGCTGGAAGAAAATGCGCGGTTGCTCGAATCTGTATTGGATGATTATGGGGTGAAGGGGGATATTGTCAGCGTGCGGCCTGGGCCGGTGGTCACGATGTATGAATTAGAGCCGGCACCGGGTTTAAAAGCCAGCCGTGTGATCGGCTTATCCGATGATATCGCGCGCTCAATGTCGGCCTTATCAGCCCGTGTCTCAACGGTACCGGGCCGGTCTATCATCGGGATAGAATTGCCCAATGACATACGCGAAAAAGTGGTTTTGCGCGAAATTCTTTCGGCCAAAGCCTTTGGCGATAGCAGCCACCGCCTGCCATTGGCGCTGGGAAAGGATATCAGCGGCGAGCCGATGGTGACCAATCTTGCAAAAATGCCGCATCTGCTGATAGCGGGCACCACCGGATCCGGTAAATCTGTCGCGATCAATACGATGATTCTGTCTCTGCTCTATAAGCTTACGCCCGATGAGTGCCGGATGATTATGATCGATCCGAAAATGCTGGAGCTCAGTGTCTATGATGGCATTCCGCATTTGCTCAGCCCAGTTGTGACCGACCCTAAGAAAGCTGTTGTGGCATTGAAATGGGTGGTTGGCGAAATGGAAGAGCGCTATCGGAAAATGTCAAAAATGGGCGTGCGCAATATTGATGGGTATAATGGGCGCGTGGCGGAGGCCTTAGGCAAAAACGAAATGTTCAGCCGAACCATCCAAACCGGATTTGATGATGCGACCGGCGAGCCAATTTTTGAAACCGAAGAATTTCTGCCCGAAAAAATGCCATATATCGTGGTGATTGTGGATGAGATGGCGGATTTGATGATGGTGGCCGGTAAAGAAATTGAAGCCTGCATTCAGCGCCTTGCTCAGATGGCGCGTGCGTCGGGTATTCACTTGATTATGGCCACGCAGCGCCCATCAGTTGATGTGATTACGGGAACAATTAAAGCCAACTTTCCCACCCGGATTTCGTTTCAAGTCACCAGTAAAATCGACAGCCGCACGATCCTGGGTGAAATGGGCGCCGAGCAGCTGCTTGGTATGGGGGATATGCTCTACATGGCGGGCGGTTCAAAGATCACCCGCTGCCATGGGCCTTTTGTGAGCGACACTGAAGTTGAAGAAGTGGTCAGCCATTTAAAATCTTTTGGTCCGCCCGATTACAAGAGCGGTGTTGTTGAAGGGCCAGACGACGATAAATCTGAGTCAATTGACCTTGTGCTGGGGTTAACCGGGGTATCTGAGGGCGAGGATGTGCTCTATGATCAAGCCGTGGCCATCGTTTTGCAGGATCGCAAATGCTCGACCAGCTACATCCAAAGAAAGCTTGCCATAGGGTATAATAAGGCGGCCCGCTTGGTTGAGCAAATGGAAGAGGAAGGCCTTGTTAGCCCTGCAAACCACGTTGGAAAGCGTGATATTTTGGTGCCAGAACAACCGTAA
- the ggt gene encoding gamma-glutamyltransferase — translation MRDFHFPGRSAVYAENGMCATSHPLAAKTALEILQRGGNAMDAAIAGAVLLGLCEPQMTGLGGDCFVLFSPAGSDDIRAMNGSGKSPQALQAQLLRDQGYKVIPQRGVEAITIPGAVDAFCKLSDDWGKLGLDALLAPSIHYAEAGIPVAPRVAYDWAGSVDVLQGSAKADYLLSGKAPQAGQKIAFPKQAEVLRAIAKNGRSGFYDGAVAEDILATLTALGGLHSQEDFSDQIAFYTDPISGHYQGMDLVEHPPNGQGATAILLLNILSHFDLAALPPFSAERTHIEAEATKLAYDARNRFIADARMSDASAHLLAPETAEKLAALINPNAVIQDVTAISETVHKDTVYITVVDKDRMSVSLIYSIFNTFGSGISSDKFGILMHNRGAGFNLIPGHPNELRGGHRPMHTIIPGMLCKDGKPVMPFGVMGGQYQANGHARVLTNMLDYGMAPQAALDAPRSFAELGHLKVERSYDPKEVQKLADIGHKIEQDIEPIGGAQAIMMHENGVLEGASDPRKDGCALGY, via the coding sequence ATGCGCGATTTCCATTTTCCCGGTCGTTCCGCAGTTTACGCAGAAAACGGCATGTGTGCGACATCACATCCTTTGGCTGCAAAAACCGCGCTCGAGATATTGCAGCGTGGCGGCAATGCCATGGATGCGGCGATTGCAGGGGCCGTCTTGCTGGGGCTTTGCGAGCCGCAGATGACCGGGCTTGGCGGAGATTGTTTTGTTCTCTTTTCACCCGCGGGCAGCGATGACATTCGCGCCATGAACGGATCGGGAAAATCACCGCAGGCGCTGCAAGCCCAATTGCTGCGCGACCAAGGTTATAAGGTGATCCCGCAGCGCGGCGTGGAGGCGATAACCATTCCCGGCGCCGTGGATGCATTCTGTAAGTTGAGTGATGATTGGGGTAAGCTTGGCCTTGATGCGCTGCTGGCGCCAAGCATTCACTATGCCGAAGCGGGCATTCCCGTCGCCCCGCGGGTTGCCTATGATTGGGCCGGCAGCGTGGATGTGCTGCAAGGCAGCGCTAAAGCAGATTACTTACTATCGGGAAAAGCGCCTCAGGCAGGGCAAAAAATTGCCTTTCCAAAACAAGCTGAAGTTTTGCGCGCCATCGCAAAAAATGGCCGAAGCGGCTTTTACGACGGCGCCGTTGCAGAGGATATCTTAGCCACGTTGACAGCGCTTGGTGGGCTACATTCCCAGGAAGATTTCAGCGATCAAATCGCGTTTTACACGGATCCGATTTCGGGCCATTATCAAGGAATGGATTTGGTTGAGCATCCGCCCAATGGTCAGGGCGCTACAGCCATTTTGCTGTTAAACATATTATCGCATTTTGATCTTGCCGCTCTGCCCCCCTTCAGCGCTGAGCGCACGCATATCGAAGCTGAGGCCACCAAATTGGCCTATGATGCGCGCAACCGCTTTATCGCGGATGCGCGGATGAGCGATGCCAGCGCGCATTTACTTGCGCCAGAAACCGCAGAAAAGCTGGCGGCTTTAATCAATCCAAATGCCGTAATTCAGGATGTGACAGCGATCAGCGAGACGGTTCATAAAGATACCGTCTACATTACGGTTGTGGATAAAGACCGCATGTCGGTTTCGTTGATCTACTCAATATTCAACACATTTGGCTCTGGCATCTCGAGCGATAAATTCGGGATTTTGATGCATAATCGCGGAGCAGGTTTCAACCTTATTCCCGGGCATCCCAACGAATTGCGGGGCGGGCACCGCCCGATGCATACCATCATCCCCGGCATGCTGTGCAAGGATGGAAAGCCTGTGATGCCCTTTGGCGTCATGGGGGGGCAATATCAAGCGAATGGACATGCGCGCGTTTTAACGAATATGCTCGATTACGGCATGGCGCCGCAGGCGGCATTGGACGCGCCGCGCAGCTTTGCTGAATTGGGCCATTTGAAAGTTGAGCGCAGCTATGACCCAAAAGAGGTGCAAAAATTAGCAGATATTGGCCATAAAATCGAACAAGATATTGAACCAATCGGCGGCGCTCAGGCGATTATGATGCATGAAAACGGCGTGCTAGAAGGCGCCTCGGACCCCCGAAAAGATGGCTGCGCGCTGGGGTATTAA